GCAACAGCCATGGTTGGATACGGAGATGTTAGTTTGTACGTCAACTACGGATTAACCCGCGTATTCGAAAAAGGAAAAGGTCCGCAGCTGTATCCTGTAACTGCAGGTATCATGCTCAATTTCTAAGCACAAGCCCGTTCTTTTCATAACGCAACAAAGTAGAGAGCCGAAGACCCTGGGGAAACCCGGGGTTTTTGGTTTAAAATATTTCAGGTGTTTATTCGTCAACATAAGGTATAGCACTATATTTTTACCTCATGATAGAGTCTGCACGCATTTTTAATGAGATTGTGAACGAACGAAGAGCCGTTCGGAAATTTCATCCCACCGATTATGATCCGGAAGCAGTTACACGAAGCTTATCCAGAGCTCATTTAGCTCCCTCCTCTTCCAATATGCAACTCTGGGAATTTTACAGGATTTCTGATCCCGAAAAATTAAAGTTGCTGTCGCATTATTGCATGGACCAAAACACCACGAATTCGGCAAAAGAGATGATCGTAGTAGTGGCTCGTCCTGATTTATGGAAACGCCGTGCAAAAAGCAATTACGATTTTGTATTGAATAATTATGCAGATCGTGAAAGTCACAAAGGCATGAGCACTTTAAACTATTTCAAAAAACTGATGCCATTGTTATACAACAATGATATGTTTGGCATAAGAGGTAGCATTAAAAAAATCGTAGTTCAATCCATCGCTCTATTCAAACCAATGGTTCGCCAGGTCAACCGGACAGATATGCGAATTGTGGTTCACAAATCCGCAGCACTTGCAGCGCAAACTTTTATGCTGTCGATGTCGGCAGAAGGACACGATACATGTCCGGTAGAAGGGTTCGACAGTTTAAGGGTAAAAAAAATGCTGGGACTCCCTTGGCGTGCAGAAATCAATATGGTGATTACTTGCGGAAAACGAATTCCCGAAGGCATTTATGGCAAACGATTCAGAGTGCCGGAAAGTGAAGTGATTTTTCAGGTGTAGTTAACGCCCCATATACACCTTTTCATTCCGCGTTGCAGAAATTACTTTTCCGCTTACGGCATCCATCGTCATGATAAATTCTATACCATAAGGATATTGCTGCAATTCGCGATTGGAATAGGTCCAGATAAACGATTTTCTTTTTGCATCGTATGAAAAATGCAAATTCCCTTCGCGTTTAAATCCATTGCCTTGTTTTTCCTTTCCTGTTTGCATCACCTGGGATGAAGAAATTATTGAACATGATTTCCCGTTTTTAGAACAATCGGGTAAATAAGCAGAAATCGGATAAAGCAACTCCAATTTTTTTGCATCAAATTCCAACTCGAAAGAATAACTATGATCCGTAGCAGGAAACAGACGAAAAAATACACGGTAATTCATTTCAGAGGGGGCCGAATTAAAATACACGTTATCGTAATAATGCGGATAGCGATAGGAGGTGTCTACAACACTGAAATAATTTTTTCCCAAACGTTGCTGCACGATGTCGATCGCTTTATTTTTTAAATCCCTGGCAAACTGATTGGGATTATCCAATGGGGGACGACCTTCGCCTACCAGACTTTTAAGGTTGTATTGTCCAAACACACCCGACGCAGTAAACAGCAGAAAAAATAAAACCAGATTTTTCATTATTCACCTCACACAATAATCATACCTCAATAAAAAATCCGCCCTCATTGCTGAAGGCGGACTCTTTCTCTTGCTTGCGAATTACTGACGTACAAATCGTACGCTTTGTAGAGAATTGCTGTTTAAATCTCTCACGCTAAGAATATAAAGTCCTGCGTCGAGCGATGATACATTCAAATTAAGTTTGTTGCTTCCATTATTCAGGTTAGCATTTTCCACCAGAATTACTTTACCAAGTATATCGCTTACTACAATTTCAGCTTTGGTAGAAGATAAACTTTCAAGATTAATATTCAATTGTTCCTGAACAGGATTAGGGAAAGTGTTTAATCCGCTGATGCTGGTCAATTCTTCAACACCTAAAGCTGAAGTGTGAACTACATTTAAAGTAAATCCGCTACGGTTATTGTTATTCCCCTGGAACGGAAGGAAAGTTATAGTGT
This is a stretch of genomic DNA from Flavobacteriales bacterium. It encodes these proteins:
- a CDS encoding nitroreductase family protein codes for the protein MIESARIFNEIVNERRAVRKFHPTDYDPEAVTRSLSRAHLAPSSSNMQLWEFYRISDPEKLKLLSHYCMDQNTTNSAKEMIVVVARPDLWKRRAKSNYDFVLNNYADRESHKGMSTLNYFKKLMPLLYNNDMFGIRGSIKKIVVQSIALFKPMVRQVNRTDMRIVVHKSAALAAQTFMLSMSAEGHDTCPVEGFDSLRVKKMLGLPWRAEINMVITCGKRIPEGIYGKRFRVPESEVIFQV